The Deinococcus metallilatus genome segment GGCGGGGGCGCTGCTGACACGGTTCTTGCGGCGGACGCGGGCAGCGTGAACCTTACCCCTCCTCCCGCAGGTCCGTCACCCGCTTGAGCTTGCCGCCCTCGCTGCGGGGGAGGCTGCCGGGTTCGCACAGGTCGCAGGCGACCGTCACGCCGACCTGCGCCTTGATCAGCCGCTCGATCTCGGCGCGCAGGGCCGGGGCGCGGTCCTCGCTCTCCACGCGCAGGGTCAGGTCGTCGCGGGTGCCGGTGCGGGTCAGGACGATGTGATAGTGCGGGCTGACCTGGCCCATCCCCACCAGCACGGCCTCCAGTTGCGTCGGGTACACGTTCACGCCGCGCAGGATGATCAGGTCGTCCGCCCGTCCGCGAATCTGATCCATCCGCCGGAAGGTGCGCCCGGTGCTGTTCGGCTCCGCGATCAGCCGGGTGATGTCGCCGGTCCAGTAGCGCAACACCGGCATGGCGGTGCGCGTCATGGACGAGAGGACCAGCACGCCGTACTCCCCGTCGGGCAGCACCTCGCCCGTCTCGGGGTCCACGATCTCGGGGTAGAAGTGGTCTTCCCAGAGGTAACTGCCCCGCTGCTCGGCCGCGTCCTCGTTGCTGACGCCGGGGCCGATGATCTCCGACAGGCCGTAGATGTTGGTGGCGGTCACGCCCAGGCGGGCCTCGACCTCGCGGCGAGTTTTCTCGGTCCAGGGTTCGGCGCCCAGCACGGCGTAGCGCAGGGAAAGGTCTTCCGGGCGGACGCCCTGACGCGCGAAGGCGTCGGCCAGCACCAGCGCATAACTGGGCGTGCAGGCGATCACTTCCGGTTCGAGGTCGAGGATCAGCCCCACCTGCCGCTCGGTGCCGCCGCCCGACACCGGCACCGTATTGAGGCCCAGCCGCTCGGCCCCGCCGTGCAGCCCCAGGCCACCGGTAAAGAGGCCGTACCCGTAGGCGTTGTGAAAGGTCATGCCGGGCCGCGCGCCCGCCGCATACAGGCTGCGGGCCACGACCTCCGCGAACACGCCGAGGTCGTTCTCGTCGTAGGCGACGACGGTGGGCTTGCCGGTGGTGCCGCTGCTGGCGTGGAGGCGGCGCAGCCCCTCGCGGGGCACGGCGGTCAGGCCCAGGGGATAGTTGTCGCGCAGGTCGCTCTTGCGGGTCAGCGGGAAGCGGGCGAGGTCGTCCAGGGTCCGCAGGTCGTCCGGCGTGACGCCCGCCGCCTCGAACTTGGCGCGGTAGGCGGGGACGTGCTCAAACTGGCGGGCCACCATCGCCTGAAGTTGCGCGAGTTGCAGGGCGCGCAGGTCGGCCAGGGGCATCGCTTCACGGTCGGGTCGGAACATCACTTCTCCATTCAAACAGAGCGTCGGGGTCACCCACCACCTTGCCGGGATTCAGCAGTCCGCCGGGATCGAACAGGGCCTTCACGTCCCGCATCACATCCAGGGCGTCGCCGTGTTCGGCGCGGAGGTAGGCACGCTTGCGGAGGCCCACGCCATGCTCGCCCGTGCAGGTGCCGCCGACCGCGACGGCGTGCGCGGCGAGGTCGTGCAGCACGTGGTCGATGCGTGCCCAGGCTGCGGCATCGTCAGGCAGCGCGTGCATCAGCAGGTGCAGGTTCCCGTCTCCGATGTGGCCCACCAGGGGCGCGGTCAGGCCGCGTTCGTCGAGCAGGTGCAGCGCGAGGGTCACGGTGTCCGCCAGCGCGGGGAGGGGCACACAAACGTCACCGATGCGGGTGGCGTGGCCGGGCCAGGCGGCGCGCAGCGCGTCATAGACGCCGTGGCGGGCGGCCCACAGGGCGCTTTGCGCTTCCGGCGTGCGGGCCTCGCCCACCACCTGGCCGCCGTGCAGTTCCGCCGCCTCCCGCAGCAGGGCGAGTTGCGCGTCCACGTCGGCCCCATCCCGGCCTGCCACCTCGGCCCAGAGGGTCGGCGCTTCCGGGTCCCGGCGGTCCCGGTGACGGTTCACCGCCCGCACGGTTTCCGCGTCCACGAACTCCAGCCGCTCCGGGACGACGCCGAGGCCACGCACCGTCACGCTCGCCAGCACGGCGGACGCCACGTCAGGGAACGCGAGTTGCACGCTGGCCGTGGCGGGCGGGAGCGGGTGCAGCCGCAGCGTCAGCGCCGTGATCACGCCCAGGGTGCCCTCCGAACCGATGAAGAGGTGTTTGAGGGCGTAGCCGCTGCTGCTCTTGCGGGCCGCGCTGCCCAGCGACAGGACACGCCCGTCCAGCAGCGCCACCCGCAAGGCGGCCACGTTCTCACGCATCCCGCCGTAACGGACGGTGGTGGTGCCGCTCGCGTTGGTGGCGGCCATACCGCCCAGGCTGGCGTCCGCGCCGGGGTCCACCGGGAAGAACAGCCCGTGCGGACGCAGGCGGCGGTTCAGCGCCATGCGGCGCACCCCCGGCCCGACCGTCACCGTGAAGCCCACCGGGTCCACCTCTCCCACCGTGTCCATACCGCTCAGGTCGAGGGAAAGGGCGCCCGGCACGGGCAGGACGGCCCCTTCCAGGCTGGTGCCCGCGCCCCAGGGTATGACCGGGACGCGGGATTCCCGGGCCGTGCTCAGGGTCGCCAGCACGTCCGCCTCCGACCGGGCGAAGACCACCGCGCCGGGGATGCAGGTGTACGGCGTGCCCTCGTCGTGCGCATGGGCGTTCAGGTCGCCCGCCGACACGCTCACCCGGTCCCCCAGCCGGGCGCGCAGGGCGTCCACCCAGCCGCCTTCTCCCTCCGTCAACGTTCCACCGTCCTCTCATGGGGAGAGGAGCCGGGCCACGCTCGCCCGGCCCCTCTCCCCTTTCCAGCGGTTACTTGATCAGCTTCCAGGTCCCGTTCACGACCTGCACCATCACGCGGCTGCGGGCATCGAGGCCCAGGTGGTCCTGCGGGGTGAGGTTGAAGATGCCGTGCGCGCCGATCACGTTCCGGGTACTTTCCAGGGCGTCCCGCAGCGCGGCGCGGAATTCGGGGGTGCCGGGCTGGGCTTTCTTGAGCGCGGCCGGGATGGCCTTCTGCATCAGCAGGCCCGCGTCCCACAGGTGCGCGCCGAAGGTGCTCACCGAATCCTTGCCGTAGCGGGACTCGTAGGCCTGGGTGTAGTTCAGGCCCACGCGCCGGTTGGGGTTGGTGGCGGGGAGCTGGTCCGCGACCAGCACCGGCCCGGCGGGCAGGATCGCGCCCTCCACATCCTTGCCGCCCACCCGCAGGAAGTCGGCGTTGGCGACGCCGTGCGTCTGGTAGATCTTGCCCGCATAGCCCCGGTCCTTGAGGGTCTTCTGCGGCAGGACGGCGGGCACCCCGGACGCGCCGATCAGCACGGCGTCGGGCTTGGCGGCCATGATCTTCAGAATCTGGCCGGTCACGCTGGTGTCGCTGCGCCCGTAGCGTTCGCTGGCGACCACCTTGATGCCGCGCGCCGCCGCGTTCTTCTGGAGTTCGTTCAGCCAGCCCTCGCCGTAGGCGTCGTTGAAGCCGATGTAGCCGACGGTCTTGACGCCGTTTTGCTGCATGTGCTGCGCGATGGCGGCGGCCATGATCGCGTCGGTCTGGGGGGTCTTGAAGACCCAGCGGCGTTTGTCGTCCACCGGCTTGATGATCGCCTCGGACGCCGCGAGGCTGATCATGGGCACCTTCGCCTCGGCCACCACGTCGATCATTGCGAGCGAGGCGGGCGTGGTGGTCGTGCCGATGATCAGGTCCACCTTGTTGTCCTGAATCAGCTTGCGGGCGGCGGTCACGGCGGCGGTCGTGTCGGAGGCGTCGTCGAGGACCGTGTAGACGATCTTCTGCCCGCCGATGGTCTGCGGGAGCAGCGCCACCGTGTTCTTCTCGGGAATACCCAGGCTGGCCGCCGGGCCGGTCGAGGACACGATCACGCCCACCCGCACGTCGGCCAGGGCCAGCGAGGAGGAGGCGAGCAGGGCAGTGAGCAGCAGACGGACGGGTCGTTTCATGGCAGAACCTCCACAGGGAGCCGCACCGGGGAGGCCGGACGGCGGGCGCAGATCAGCTTGTGCTTGCGCGGATGGTAGCA includes the following:
- the paaK gene encoding phenylacetate--CoA ligase PaaK, which gives rise to MFRPDREAMPLADLRALQLAQLQAMVARQFEHVPAYRAKFEAAGVTPDDLRTLDDLARFPLTRKSDLRDNYPLGLTAVPREGLRRLHASSGTTGKPTVVAYDENDLGVFAEVVARSLYAAGARPGMTFHNAYGYGLFTGGLGLHGGAERLGLNTVPVSGGGTERQVGLILDLEPEVIACTPSYALVLADAFARQGVRPEDLSLRYAVLGAEPWTEKTRREVEARLGVTATNIYGLSEIIGPGVSNEDAAEQRGSYLWEDHFYPEIVDPETGEVLPDGEYGVLVLSSMTRTAMPVLRYWTGDITRLIAEPNSTGRTFRRMDQIRGRADDLIILRGVNVYPTQLEAVLVGMGQVSPHYHIVLTRTGTRDDLTLRVESEDRAPALRAEIERLIKAQVGVTVACDLCEPGSLPRSEGGKLKRVTDLREEG
- a CDS encoding FAD-binding oxidoreductase, translating into MTEGEGGWVDALRARLGDRVSVSAGDLNAHAHDEGTPYTCIPGAVVFARSEADVLATLSTARESRVPVIPWGAGTSLEGAVLPVPGALSLDLSGMDTVGEVDPVGFTVTVGPGVRRMALNRRLRPHGLFFPVDPGADASLGGMAATNASGTTTVRYGGMRENVAALRVALLDGRVLSLGSAARKSSSGYALKHLFIGSEGTLGVITALTLRLHPLPPATASVQLAFPDVASAVLASVTVRGLGVVPERLEFVDAETVRAVNRHRDRRDPEAPTLWAEVAGRDGADVDAQLALLREAAELHGGQVVGEARTPEAQSALWAARHGVYDALRAAWPGHATRIGDVCVPLPALADTVTLALHLLDERGLTAPLVGHIGDGNLHLLMHALPDDAAAWARIDHVLHDLAAHAVAVGGTCTGEHGVGLRKRAYLRAEHGDALDVMRDVKALFDPGGLLNPGKVVGDPDALFEWRSDVPTRP
- a CDS encoding ABC transporter substrate-binding protein, which encodes MKRPVRLLLTALLASSSLALADVRVGVIVSSTGPAASLGIPEKNTVALLPQTIGGQKIVYTVLDDASDTTAAVTAARKLIQDNKVDLIIGTTTTPASLAMIDVVAEAKVPMISLAASEAIIKPVDDKRRWVFKTPQTDAIMAAAIAQHMQQNGVKTVGYIGFNDAYGEGWLNELQKNAAARGIKVVASERYGRSDTSVTGQILKIMAAKPDAVLIGASGVPAVLPQKTLKDRGYAGKIYQTHGVANADFLRVGGKDVEGAILPAGPVLVADQLPATNPNRRVGLNYTQAYESRYGKDSVSTFGAHLWDAGLLMQKAIPAALKKAQPGTPEFRAALRDALESTRNVIGAHGIFNLTPQDHLGLDARSRVMVQVVNGTWKLIK